The nucleotide window agaaggcgattgGATCGGTGTGTTGTAAAATAAGTTCTTGGTTGTCCCGATAGTTTCCACTGATTGAGAGGGCGAGTGATTCTTCGTTATATCCGAAAGTCTGCCTGAAGCTAAAGAGGCAAGCGGAGGCTGAGGCAGATCTGTTCCTGTATCAATATTCGTATTTGTATCGCTGTATATCGACCCTATAGATGATCTACGATTGAGCGACGTGCGCTGGGAAGTCAGGCGTGCATTTGTATTTGACTTTGCCGTTGTGTCGATTAAACCGGAAGACAAGGACGGCAAAGCTCCGTTATACCTCGGAGAGGGCGTCATCCTCGACAGCCCATCTGTGTCCGTTCCTTCCAACGTTGACGATGCGGTTGGAGAAGGATATATGATCGCATCTGCAGGGTTGGTCGATCGTCTATAAGGTAACGTCGGTCGAAGTATCGACTTCCTTGTGACTTCCTTCGAATTTGCGTCTGGACTTAATTTTGCTTCAGTCGGAGGAGGGTTGGAGAACCATATGCCTCTTTCTGTATCTGTTCCAGATCTCTCCCTggtctttcccttctcgtCCAGCCCGACATCCTCGATATTCGGCTGTGCTCTCACACCGCCCACCAAGCTTTGTTGAGCGGCTGATACCTGACCTTGAACATGGGTCTGAGGAGATCGGAGGGAAGTGAAATACGTGCTAACTCGATTAGCTTGTCTGACGATACTTTGCATCGGGCTTGACCCCTCTTGACGTTCGATTTGAAGGGGAGGTACggctttcctcttgatcgaGTTGGAACGGGGTACAGCATTCTTGAAGAATGGATTCGATGCTGTGGCAGTAGTTGTGAGGTTTGGTCCCACAATTTCCCCAATGGCGAATTGACGTGTTTGGCCATAATTCTGATTCTGTTGTCCATCATAATACGCTCCGTTCGAAGTGTTCGTGTTGAAAGTTTGTGGTGGCCACATCGACAAATCACTCATATCTACGCTTATCCTATCTGGACGATATATAGACCCgacgttcttcttcactgaGGTAGTGGATCGACTTAAAGGCGTCCCATAACCGTAGCCGTGGCCGGTCTCATGACCAATCTCTTGTCCTTGACGACTATTGACGTGTCTGAGCGGGATGGTCGATACCAATGCGTTTAGCGAAGATTGAGTAAACGTTGATCCGGCGAAAGACAATATCGGCGGACGTTTCTTAGGCTGCAACGATAATCGAACAACGACCGTTGATACAGTCATCAGTAGCTATACGTCAGGATGACACGGGACCTAAGCCACAACAGCGACTCACAGTCCGCACTAccactttctcctctttcttcccgAATCCGTTGGACAGGAAAGGACTACTCAAATTAACCATCTGACTACCTATCAAACCCACCCCAAAGTTAGTTGAATGCATCAGATCGAATTGTCTGCTTTGTTCCGTGGTATATTTCGTGAACGTTGAAGTTATCGGATTCCCAATGACCAGTTTCGAAGgttttttgtttttcttGCCCGAGCGCGAACTCTTGTGGGTAGCCGAAGTGGTCTGTCTTTGAACAATCGTTCCTCCCCTATTCAAGAATGCCGAAGGGGGTGTGCCGAAAGTAGCTATCGTGTCTCtacctcttcccatccccttttgatcttcttcccttgctgTCGATATATCTTTACCTCGCGCCTCAGGTTGATACAGATAGAAGAAGCCCAATATCAAGCATGTTCTCGAGATTAGGCGTATTATGCGTCGAGCGACCAACATCGCTAAAGTCTGCTTGGCGATGGCCACACTCATACCCATCTCAGCGATAGCTAACACCATGCCGCTCGCCACAGTGATGTGGAACTTCCCCCGCCTTCGCTTGGTACCATTCAGAGCTGGAACCAGACTCGGGGAGAAGGTAGCATGAGCGAGAGTGATAATAGCCACAATGGTAGTATAAGCTATTGTCGTAGCGACACCGATAAAGCTCCACAATTGAAAGGTATCTGCATCTGATGGGCTGGGGAATCGGATGGATATTCGATCATCTCGCAATCTCGCATACTCCAGCGTCGAGAGGGATGAAGGTATGATGCTGGCGATTGCGGAGAAGGGGATCAAGGGAATAGCGAACAAACCGAATAAGATGGTCGCCAAACGCGATCTGAATTGCGCAGGTAAGGTCGATTGGGAGTTCATGAGGTAAGATGTCAAGGATAGATGGAAGAATAGGTTTGGGATGGGTGAAATGATAGCTACAAGGATTCCAGGAAAGTCAGCGCCAACAGCGCGTGGGTTCAAAAGTATGGCATCAATGATAGCTTTTTTTGCTCACCTAGTACCATATCCTCAAGCTTAAAACCCTCTAGTCCAGGTGGACTCAGGCGTATACTCAGATCCCATGCTGAGATAGCTACGAACGTCGATATTTCAATGGCGAGCAATATCAGGGTcctgatcgatcagcttccatCTGCCGGGATTGTAAACTCACAACCTGGGTATCCGAATTATGCCGATCACAATGATGGGTAACAACAATATCTGGATCCCACCAGGCATGAACACCACTATTGACAATTCGTCATGAGTCGCACTCGTACTCATCAGCTCTCATGCCGCCAGGAATGACACGTACTGGGGATGATATTTCCATGAGGGATGAGATCAGGCACTCACCTATATGCTGCAGATTCGACAAAGCTTGACACCTAGTAGTTGCTATCGCAGAAAAACAGAAATTGACGGGAGACAGAGTTGCCATTCTTCCACTTCAATCCATTATCGAGGTTTCATCCGTCTTGTCCAATTTGATCTATATGTCGTAATAAGTCCAGGTGATCGATGTCCGGAAGAGGTGTCaattccttttccttgctgAATCCTCTTGAGGTCTTTCGAAATTACTTGGAATTCAATTCGAGGGCGATTATACGTGTATAAATATCAATGATTGTATCCTAGCATCTCGCGACCAGCGCAAGACAAATTTCTTTAATATGGTGTAAGGTCAACCAGCGTCAAGCTTGCGCTGATCAGTACGCAAAGTGATGATATTATCAACAGTCAATCAAACGAACAACGAGGAAAattcaccatcaacatcaacggaaCGGTGTGACTTCGATGATAGCGACGATGGAAGCATGTCGTTATCACTGTAGCCTGCGTAAGAACGAAGCATACTTTTTCACAGAGATATTTCCATCAGATTCCGTACCATTTACTTGTCGCCAAGAAGTCGTTGGTTTTGGTATCTTAGCGATCATACGTCAGTATCGAAGGCACAGTCCAGAGCACCCAAACATCCAAGCGTCCGAGCGTAGCTTCGGTACCTGACAACCCGATCTTCCTGtcctgttcctcttcttgaggGCATGTCGCATCATTATACATGAATGAGAACGTCAACTTTCACACATCAGATAAATCTCGATCTATACAGCCTTGACGAATTCCGTCTaatcatcttcgccttgatcaaATAAGAAGTTCGCAGCGAGCTCTTCGTTTTTGTCACAGAGCATATATGCTTGTAACACCATCTGACGATCGAATCCAAGAGCTTCGAGCTGTACATATCCCAAGCGATCAGCACGGCTCGTGTTAATTGTACCCAGAATCCGCCAATCGTGGCAGATCTACACAAATTGCCAAAAACAGgggttgactcaccctttccACAGCAGCAGCTTCCTCCTGAGTCAAGTTGACCTGCATGACTTGCGGTCCACCAAAgccgtcatcctcttcgtcgccttcTCCACCTGCTCCAAGTAACTCATAAAGCGCTTGAGGGTTCTCGTTGATCAATTGAGCGAGCTGAGGATTTGAGGCTGCGATTTGCTGTAATAAAGGTTGGATCAATGCTGGATTTTGTTGCACCATCTACGTCAATCCCGTTGAATCAGCTTAAGCGCAGCAACAATGAGTCGAGACGAgcatgatgacgaagagcgtACCTCTCTGATTTGTTGCAAATGAGGAGCATTGGCTAGTCCACCCGCACCGGCTCCACCGGCTCCTGGCATACCTCCAAGTCCTCCGGCTCCCGGACCAGCGGGAATACCTCTATCTCGGTTCACTATTTCAGTACATCAGTCTGATATCCTCGCGTGCAGCGCGTGATTAGCTTACTAGCAGCTTCGGCAGCCTTTAAATAGGAAATCAGTCAGCTACGACATCACGCGTAAAGGAGATGTAATTGTAAGCGACTCACGGCAAAGAGATTCTCGGCACTTCCCGCAGCGCCAGCTGATTGGGGGGCAGGTGGCTGAGGCGCGGCGGATGGGACAGGTTGAGCTGGTTGAGTGCCTTGTGCTGGTTCAGAAGGAGCAGCAGCACCGGCAGCGGGAGGCGGAGCAGCAGGCTAAatcaacgagatcagctgtTTGCGAGACTGTTTTTGAGAAGTCAACGTACAGCAGGAGCTTGCGCCTATATCAAGAAGTCAGCTCAGAATAGTCCAAACAATTTCATTTTCGGGATTGACTTACAGCTGGACCAGGTGCATCTATTTGAGGGATGTTGCCCTGTAACAAGATATCAGGAATGAGTATTGTTCGACATGCACAATGATTCACAAGACACGTACACTCATAAGATATTCCACAGCTCTATCGGGGTTGTTGAAACTTGCTCTCAAAGCTCTGACTACCAAATCACGTTCGAAACC belongs to Kwoniella dejecticola CBS 10117 chromosome 10, complete sequence and includes:
- a CDS encoding UV excision repair protein Rad23, yielding MVKITFKTVQNKLFTVDAEGSETVGDLKKKIQETQTFPAENQKLIYSGKILNDAATVESLKIKEKDFLVVMVSKPKATPAPAASTFTPAPAAPAPSAPATETPAAATESAPASSTDAPAPAAPASTESSTAVESGLGGSFVTGAALQAATDGMVEMGFERDLVVRALRASFNNPDRAVEYLMSGNIPQIDAPGPAAQAPAPAAPPPAAGAAAPSEPAQGTQPAQPVPSAAPQPPAPQSAGAAGSAENLFAAAEAAMNRDRGIPAGPGAGGLGGMPGAGGAGAGGLANAPHLQQIREMVQQNPALIQPLLQQIAASNPQLAQLINENPQALYELLGAGGEGDEEDDGFGGPQVMQVNLTQEEAAAVERLEALGFDRQMVLQAYMLCDKNEELAANFLFDQGEDD